The Alicyclobacillus macrosporangiidus CPP55 genome segment CTTGCACGTCACCGGGCGGACATCACCGCACTGGCGGAAGCCGAGGGGCTTGCCGCACACGCGCGCGCGGTGGCCATCCGTGCAGAAGGAGGGAGCCGGGATGGCGGATTGGCATAACCGGCCGGTGGAAGGCGACCGCGCGGGCGCGGGGGTCGGTGCCGCGGGGCCAGCCCGCGCTGGCAGGCGGCGGTGGAGCGGCGCACGGGCGAGACGGACGTGCGCCTGAGTCTGAACCTGCGCGGCAGCGGCCAGGCGAAGTTGGAGTTTCCAGTGCCGTTCTTGCGCCACATGCTGCACCTGTTCGCGGTGCACGGGCGGTTTGACCTGACGGTACAGGCGGACGGGGACGTGGATGTGGACGATCACCACCTGGTGGAGGACATCGGCCTGTGCCTGGGGAAGGCCGTGCACCAGGCGCTCGGAGACAAGCGGGGGATCCGCCGCTACGGGGAGCGGCACACGCCGATGGATGAGACGTTGGCGCGGGCGGTGATTGACCTCTCCGGACGTCCGG includes the following:
- the hisB gene encoding imidazoleglycerol-phosphate dehydratase HisB — encoded protein: MERRTGETDVRLSLNLRGSGQAKLEFPVPFLRHMLHLFAVHGRFDLTVQADGDVDVDDHHLVEDIGLCLGKAVHQALGDKRGIRRYGERHTPMDETLARAVIDLSGRPAFVLKADIPAERVGTFPTELVREFFKSFANEGRFALHLAVLYGEDSHHMIEALFKATAAALREAVRPDGDAVPSSKGVLE